Proteins encoded by one window of Streptomyces uncialis:
- a CDS encoding PspA/IM30 family protein, whose product MTSKQTVLGRVTQLAKANIHALLDQAEDPQKMIDQLIRDYTANIREAEEAVSVTIGNLRMLEQDHQEDVVAAEEWGGKALAASRKADELRGAGDTAEADTFDNLAKVALQRQLAAEREAKDAEPVIAGQSEVVAQLRSGLDRMREKLGELQSRRDQLVARAKTAQAQNKMMDAAGSIDVLDPASELGRFEEKVRREEARALGRQELASSSLDAQFERLDGLGDTAEVEARLAALKSGT is encoded by the coding sequence ATGACCAGCAAGCAGACCGTGCTCGGCCGAGTCACCCAGCTCGCGAAGGCGAACATCCACGCCCTTCTCGACCAGGCCGAGGACCCGCAGAAGATGATCGACCAGCTCATCCGCGACTACACCGCCAACATCCGCGAGGCCGAGGAGGCCGTCTCGGTGACGATCGGGAATCTGCGGATGCTGGAGCAGGACCACCAGGAGGACGTGGTCGCGGCCGAGGAGTGGGGCGGCAAGGCGCTCGCGGCCAGCCGCAAGGCGGACGAACTGCGCGGCGCGGGCGACACGGCCGAGGCGGACACCTTCGACAATCTGGCGAAGGTCGCCCTGCAACGGCAGTTGGCCGCGGAGCGGGAGGCGAAGGACGCGGAGCCGGTGATCGCCGGGCAGAGCGAGGTCGTCGCACAGCTCAGATCGGGGCTGGACCGGATGCGGGAGAAGCTGGGCGAGCTCCAGTCACGGCGCGATCAGCTGGTGGCCCGCGCGAAGACGGCGCAGGCGCAGAACAAGATGATGGACGCGGCCGGGAGCATCGATGTCCTCGACCCGGCGAGCGAACTGGGCCGCTTCGAGGAGAAGGTGCGCCGCGAGGAGGCCAGGGCGCTCGGCCGTCAGGAGCTGGCCTCGTCGTCGCTGGACGCGCAGTTCGAACGGCTGGACGGGCTCGGGGACACGGCGGAGGTGGAGGCCCGCCTGGCCGCGCTCAAGTCCGGCACATGA
- a CDS encoding (deoxy)nucleoside triphosphate pyrophosphohydrolase has product MSERVVVVAGALYDGERLLAARRSAPAELAGRWELPGGKVERGESPTDALVRELREELGVDVALLARVPGEWPLKPGYVLQVWTARVLTGEPRPLEDHDEVRWLGPAETWSVDWLEQDVPAVREVLRSRGIQPVPPGG; this is encoded by the coding sequence ATGAGTGAGCGCGTGGTGGTGGTCGCGGGGGCCCTGTACGACGGTGAGCGGTTGCTGGCGGCCCGGCGCAGCGCTCCCGCCGAGTTGGCCGGACGGTGGGAACTGCCGGGCGGCAAGGTCGAGCGGGGCGAGTCGCCCACCGACGCCCTCGTCCGTGAACTCCGCGAGGAACTCGGTGTGGATGTCGCGCTGCTGGCGCGCGTGCCCGGCGAATGGCCCCTCAAACCCGGCTATGTCCTTCAGGTGTGGACCGCGCGGGTGCTCACCGGGGAACCGCGCCCACTGGAGGACCACGACGAGGTCCGCTGGCTCGGCCCGGCGGAGACCTGGTCCGTCGACTGGCTGGAACAGGACGTCCCCGCGGTCCGGGAAGTGCTGCGCTCACGCGGTATCCAGCCCGTTCCCCCCGGTGGGTGA
- a CDS encoding TPM domain-containing protein encodes MAPLLRAVAVLGALCGLLLVTAASARADEPVPLSRTGQITDKVGALGDRTGEVADALARLDRYQGIQLYVVYVRDFSGRSPQGWADATAQRGGLGLDDVLLAVATHDRQYAYSVDQDVRLTDAQLTRVARTAVEPALRENDWAGAAVGAANGMDAVLAGQPVPTQSLTPGDPDPGGSGERQIATGDLVLPVVAVGGACALAAYAVIRRGRRSGGPKSGGRVESAAGGPGPLPLPELDGRARRLLVETDDAVRTSAEELGFATAQFGEEAARPFEEALAYARAELTAAFRLRQQLDDAFPEDDAAKRRMLDEIVARCTEADRRLDAESDAFDRLRALERTAPEALDHATSVYERVSGRTEAARGTLDALTARYAPGASTPVAGHVEQAKDRLVFAGTSLTAAREAVAAGDNGRAAVQLRAAEGAVDQAGTFVTAVERLAGELDAADRAVPAALTETTTDLADARGMLDGTVAGVSTAELHGRIARAEAVLRDVTAERAAGPYDPIDALRRLEEADAALDEALAGAREREAADHRARSLLDQALLTARSAVGAAADFVSTHRGGVGSGARTRLAEAQRHLSLAQGAPGAAPAPADALGHAQRADALAREARSLAEQDVRAYGNPYDGRSGGGGGGAVGAMLGGIILGGMLGGSGRPGGGRGGFGGFGGLGGGPGPGSFGGGSTRGRRSGGGRF; translated from the coding sequence ATGGCGCCCCTGCTCAGGGCGGTGGCGGTGCTCGGCGCGCTGTGCGGGCTGCTGCTGGTGACCGCCGCGTCCGCCCGGGCGGACGAACCCGTACCGCTCTCCCGCACCGGACAGATCACCGACAAGGTCGGCGCCCTCGGCGACCGCACCGGCGAGGTGGCCGACGCGCTGGCCCGGCTCGACCGCTACCAGGGCATCCAGCTCTACGTGGTGTACGTACGGGACTTCTCCGGGCGTTCCCCGCAGGGCTGGGCCGACGCGACCGCGCAACGCGGCGGGCTGGGCCTGGACGACGTACTGCTGGCGGTCGCCACCCACGACCGGCAGTACGCGTACTCGGTGGACCAGGACGTACGTCTCACCGACGCGCAGCTCACCCGGGTGGCCCGCACCGCGGTCGAACCGGCGCTGCGCGAGAACGACTGGGCGGGCGCGGCCGTCGGCGCGGCGAACGGCATGGACGCGGTGCTCGCCGGACAGCCGGTGCCCACCCAGTCCCTCACCCCCGGCGACCCCGACCCCGGCGGGAGCGGGGAGCGGCAGATCGCCACCGGTGACCTGGTCCTGCCGGTGGTCGCGGTGGGCGGCGCGTGCGCGCTGGCCGCGTACGCCGTGATCCGCCGGGGCCGCCGCAGCGGCGGCCCGAAGAGCGGCGGGCGGGTCGAGAGCGCGGCGGGCGGGCCGGGGCCGCTGCCGCTGCCCGAGCTGGACGGGCGGGCCCGCCGACTGCTGGTGGAGACGGACGACGCGGTGCGCACCAGCGCCGAGGAGCTGGGGTTCGCGACGGCGCAGTTCGGCGAGGAGGCCGCCCGTCCGTTCGAGGAGGCGCTGGCGTACGCGCGGGCGGAGCTGACGGCGGCGTTCCGGCTCCGTCAGCAGCTCGACGACGCGTTCCCGGAGGACGACGCCGCCAAGCGCCGCATGCTGGACGAGATCGTCGCCCGGTGCACGGAGGCCGACCGGCGGCTGGACGCCGAGTCGGACGCCTTCGACCGGCTGCGTGCCCTGGAGCGGACCGCGCCCGAGGCGCTGGACCACGCGACCTCGGTGTACGAGCGGGTCAGCGGTCGCACGGAGGCCGCGCGCGGCACCCTGGACGCGCTCACCGCCCGGTACGCCCCCGGGGCCTCGACGCCGGTCGCGGGCCATGTGGAGCAGGCCAAGGACCGGCTGGTGTTCGCGGGGACGAGCCTGACGGCGGCCCGGGAGGCGGTGGCCGCCGGGGACAACGGCCGGGCGGCCGTCCAGCTCAGGGCGGCCGAGGGTGCCGTCGACCAGGCGGGGACGTTCGTGACGGCGGTGGAACGGCTGGCCGGTGAACTCGACGCGGCGGACCGCGCGGTGCCCGCCGCCCTGACGGAGACGACGACGGACCTCGCGGACGCGCGCGGCATGCTCGACGGCACGGTCGCGGGGGTGTCGACGGCGGAGCTGCACGGCCGGATCGCCCGGGCGGAGGCGGTCCTGCGTGATGTGACGGCGGAACGCGCGGCGGGCCCGTACGACCCCATCGACGCGCTGCGCAGGCTGGAGGAGGCCGACGCGGCGTTGGACGAGGCGCTGGCGGGGGCGCGGGAGCGGGAGGCCGCCGACCACCGCGCGCGGTCGCTGCTCGACCAGGCGCTGCTGACCGCGCGCAGCGCGGTGGGCGCCGCCGCGGACTTCGTCAGCACGCACCGCGGCGGGGTCGGCTCCGGCGCGCGGACCCGGCTCGCGGAGGCGCAGCGGCATCTGTCGCTCGCCCAGGGCGCGCCGGGCGCCGCCCCCGCCCCGGCCGACGCGCTCGGGCACGCCCAGCGGGCCGACGCCCTTGCCCGGGAGGCCCGGTCGCTCGCCGAACAGGACGTCAGGGCGTACGGGAACCCGTACGACGGGCGTTCCGGCGGCGGGGGCGGCGGGGCGGTCGGCGCGATGCTCGGCGGCATCATCCTCGGCGGGATGCTCGGCGGATCCGGGCGCCCGGGCGGCGGCCGGGGCGGGTTCGGGGGCTTCGGGGGACTCGGCGGGGGACCCGGACCCGGCAGCTTCGGCGGCGGCTCGACCCGGGGCCGCAGGAGCGGGGGCGGACGGTTCTGA
- a CDS encoding SpoIIE family protein phosphatase: MTGTGRGELEGTVRVSEIPAQATVPGHSSEDAMEGTRGDVIWQISPPGSLYDYIKVASFSIGPDGLIEQWSTRAEQLFGIAAAHAVGMDPIDAFVPAELRERGRRTMKQILDGREWTGSVPFRMPPEASPAAPPALPVPGATGAPSGRPGPNGPTGPRPGPTGPRPPRATGPSGSSGFTGDYVAPGSVGVAELYVMPTENAKGERAAVCIVVDVQALRRIETDIAASQAIFGQSPFGFALFGTDLRVQHANRQFAAVFGGSTDEHRGRTVHDYLPRQEADRMAAALRRVLQTGDAVTDMQIVGPAPGSGDRRHWSINLYRVHSGAGRPIGVAGLGTDVTRRHAAAREAAHARRNLALLNEAGSRIGNSLDIEATARELLDVTVPGFCDLAAVDLYQGLLDGDDTPPGQWSVPDTGSGGGSGELRRVAYASAVADAPFSDGSAAPVKVGAMHHYGFASPFAEALRSGRPRNIPGEPGGLVRSTLAVPMVAHDTVIGLVQFTRTKGSEPFNERDRALAGELAARTAVSMDNARLYRREHQRALILQRSLLPPDNPVAAGLDIACRYLPGNTATEVGGDWFDVIELPGHRTALVVGDVMGRGLRAAVAMGELRTAVRTLALLDLEPAEVLSALDEIARGLGTPGGVQQATRVAARQARDADLSEVYLATCVYAVYDSVTRRCTFANAGHLPPVIVEPDETALMLDVPPGMPLGVGGEPFEEVEVELPEGALLALYTDGLVESRDQPLDEGLQAFLGALTEPARPLEDVCDHVLGTLDTHHGEDDIALLMARVQGLPAESVGDWSLPREPQSVGRAREYARAQLQSWNLEPLVDTTELLVSELVTNALRYGEGEIRLRLLLDRTLVCEVWDAGLVQPRRRRARATDEGGRGLQLVGLLSAAWGSRRTPRGKTVWFELPLPNGDDDPIDVAEALMSMF; this comes from the coding sequence GTGACCGGTACCGGACGCGGTGAGCTGGAGGGGACGGTTCGCGTGAGCGAGATACCAGCGCAGGCCACTGTGCCCGGTCATTCGTCGGAGGACGCGATGGAGGGAACGCGAGGTGACGTGATCTGGCAGATCAGTCCGCCCGGTTCGCTCTACGACTACATCAAGGTGGCCTCCTTCTCGATCGGACCCGACGGGCTGATCGAGCAGTGGAGCACCCGCGCCGAACAGCTCTTCGGGATCGCCGCGGCGCACGCCGTGGGCATGGACCCCATCGACGCGTTCGTCCCCGCCGAGCTGCGCGAGCGCGGCCGGCGGACCATGAAGCAGATCCTCGACGGCCGGGAATGGACCGGTTCGGTGCCGTTCCGGATGCCCCCCGAAGCGTCCCCCGCAGCCCCGCCCGCCCTGCCGGTCCCGGGCGCCACCGGCGCACCGTCAGGCAGGCCCGGACCCAACGGTCCCACCGGACCCAGGCCCGGCCCCACCGGACCCAGGCCCCCCCGCGCCACCGGTCCCAGCGGCTCCAGCGGCTTCACCGGGGACTACGTGGCCCCCGGCAGCGTCGGCGTCGCCGAGTTGTACGTCATGCCCACGGAGAACGCGAAGGGCGAACGCGCGGCCGTCTGCATCGTCGTGGATGTCCAGGCCCTGCGCCGGATCGAGACCGATATCGCCGCCTCACAGGCGATTTTCGGTCAATCGCCCTTCGGTTTCGCGCTGTTCGGTACCGATCTGCGGGTACAGCACGCCAACCGGCAGTTCGCGGCCGTCTTCGGCGGCAGTACCGATGAGCACCGGGGCCGTACCGTCCACGACTACCTGCCGCGCCAGGAGGCCGACCGGATGGCCGCCGCGCTGCGCCGCGTCCTCCAGACCGGGGACGCCGTCACCGACATGCAGATCGTCGGCCCCGCGCCCGGCTCCGGCGACCGCCGCCACTGGTCCATCAACCTCTACCGCGTCCACAGCGGCGCCGGACGCCCCATCGGGGTCGCCGGACTCGGCACCGACGTCACCCGTAGGCACGCCGCCGCCCGCGAGGCCGCGCACGCCCGCCGCAACCTCGCCCTCCTCAACGAGGCCGGTTCCCGGATCGGGAACTCCCTCGACATCGAGGCCACCGCCCGCGAACTCCTCGACGTCACCGTCCCCGGCTTCTGCGACCTCGCCGCCGTCGACCTCTACCAGGGACTCCTCGACGGCGACGACACCCCGCCCGGCCAGTGGAGCGTCCCCGACACCGGCAGCGGCGGCGGCAGCGGCGAACTGCGCCGGGTCGCCTACGCCAGCGCCGTCGCCGACGCACCCTTCAGCGACGGCTCCGCCGCGCCCGTCAAGGTCGGCGCGATGCACCACTACGGCTTCGCCTCCCCGTTCGCCGAAGCGCTGCGCTCCGGGCGCCCCCGCAACATCCCCGGGGAGCCCGGCGGCCTCGTCCGCTCGACGCTCGCCGTGCCGATGGTCGCCCATGACACGGTCATCGGACTCGTCCAGTTCACCCGGACCAAGGGCAGCGAACCGTTCAACGAGCGCGACCGCGCCCTCGCCGGTGAACTCGCCGCGCGGACCGCCGTGTCCATGGACAACGCGCGCCTCTACCGGCGCGAGCACCAGCGCGCGCTCATCCTCCAGCGCTCCCTGCTGCCCCCGGACAACCCGGTGGCCGCCGGACTCGACATCGCCTGCCGCTACCTTCCCGGCAACACGGCCACCGAGGTCGGCGGCGACTGGTTCGACGTCATCGAACTCCCCGGTCACCGCACCGCGCTCGTCGTCGGCGACGTCATGGGACGCGGGCTGCGCGCCGCCGTCGCCATGGGCGAACTGCGCACCGCCGTACGCACCCTCGCCCTGCTCGACCTCGAACCGGCCGAGGTGCTGTCCGCCCTGGACGAGATCGCGCGCGGCCTCGGCACCCCCGGCGGCGTGCAGCAGGCTACGCGCGTCGCAGCTCGCCAGGCCCGGGACGCCGACCTGTCCGAGGTGTACCTCGCCACCTGCGTCTACGCCGTCTACGACTCCGTCACCCGCCGCTGCACCTTCGCCAACGCGGGACATCTGCCGCCCGTGATCGTGGAGCCCGACGAGACGGCCCTGATGCTCGACGTACCGCCCGGGATGCCGCTCGGTGTCGGCGGGGAGCCCTTCGAGGAGGTCGAGGTCGAACTCCCCGAGGGCGCGCTGCTCGCCCTCTACACCGACGGCCTCGTCGAATCCCGCGACCAGCCGCTGGACGAGGGCCTCCAGGCGTTCCTCGGCGCCCTCACCGAACCGGCCCGCCCCCTGGAGGACGTCTGCGACCACGTCCTCGGCACGCTCGACACCCATCACGGCGAGGACGACATCGCCCTGCTGATGGCCCGGGTCCAGGGCCTGCCCGCCGAGTCCGTCGGCGACTGGTCGCTGCCCCGCGAACCGCAGAGCGTCGGCCGCGCCCGTGAGTACGCCCGCGCCCAGCTCCAGTCCTGGAACCTCGAACCGCTGGTCGACACCACCGAACTGCTCGTCAGCGAACTCGTCACCAACGCCCTGCGCTACGGCGAGGGCGAGATCAGGCTACGGCTGCTGCTGGACCGCACCCTCGTCTGCGAGGTCTGGGACGCCGGCCTGGTCCAGCCGCGCCGCCGCCGCGCCCGCGCCACCGACGAGGGCGGCCGGGGACTCCAGCTCGTCGGTCTGCTGAGCGCCGCGTGGGGCTCCCGGCGGACCCCCCGGGGCAAGACCGTCTGGTTCGAACTGCCGCTCCCGAACGGTGACGACGACCCGATCGACGTGGCGGAAGCGCTCATGAGCATGTTCTGA
- a CDS encoding ATP-binding protein, which produces MLDTKADRVEWSFPADPGAVRDARTRVRRQLRAWDLAPLGDLAVLLVSELVTNSLRYASGPIRVSLVRPSHPSGALLVEVSDPLPAALPKPPPGHQADVDDEGGRGLGLVASTSSRWGTRPGSSGKTVWFELALPG; this is translated from the coding sequence GTGCTGGACACCAAAGCCGACCGGGTCGAGTGGAGCTTCCCGGCGGACCCCGGTGCCGTACGGGACGCCCGCACGCGGGTGCGCCGACAGCTCCGCGCGTGGGACCTCGCACCCCTGGGCGACCTCGCCGTCCTGCTCGTCAGCGAGCTGGTGACCAACTCCCTGCGATACGCCTCCGGCCCCATCCGCGTAAGCCTCGTACGCCCCTCCCACCCCTCCGGTGCCCTGCTGGTCGAGGTCTCCGACCCGCTCCCCGCCGCCCTGCCGAAACCGCCCCCCGGCCATCAGGCCGACGTCGACGACGAGGGCGGACGGGGGCTCGGACTGGTCGCCTCCACATCCAGCCGATGGGGCACACGCCCCGGCAGCTCGGGGAAGACGGTGTGGTTCGAGCTGGCCCTCCCGGGTTAG
- a CDS encoding SPOR domain-containing protein has translation MTEGTATSPWVVIREDGNGNRYRVGRYATRAEAQKAADSLAAGGPQQMYWVERVPPNGGPVLP, from the coding sequence ATGACCGAAGGTACGGCCACCTCGCCCTGGGTCGTGATACGCGAGGACGGCAACGGCAACCGCTATCGGGTGGGGCGCTACGCCACCCGCGCGGAGGCCCAGAAAGCCGCCGACTCCCTCGCCGCGGGCGGTCCTCAGCAGATGTACTGGGTCGAGCGCGTCCCGCCGAACGGCGGCCCGGTGCTCCCGTAG